CGGCGACCTTCAACTTGGCGTCGAAACGCTCGCACCGGTCGGCGCTGGTGCGCTTGCCCAGGCGTTCGAGCGCCTCAAGCTCGAACTCGCGGCGAAGGGGTACTTCGACGCGGAACGCAAGGTCGCGATTCCCGACGACGCGCGTTGCGTCGGCGTGGTAACGAGCCTTTCGGCGGCGGCGCTCTTCGACGCGCTGCGCATCCTGCTCGCGCGCCAGCCGGGGCTTCGCGTTATCGTCGCGCCCACGCCCGTGCAGGGGGCGGCGGCCCCCGCCCAGATCGCCGGCGCGATCGAATTGCTCGACCGACGCGGCGAGTGCGACGTGATCCTCGTTGTGCGCGGCGGTGGCAGCCCCGAGGACTTGTGGGCGTTTAACGACCCCGAGGTGGTACGCGCCGTAGCGGAATGCCGAACGCCCATCGTCAGCGGCATCGGCCACGAGATCGACGTGACCTTGTGCGACCTCGCCGCCGATCTGCGCGCGGCGACGCCGACGCACGCCGCGCAAGCGTCCGTGCCCGATCACCGCGCGCAGCGCGAGCTCGCCGATCGCGCGGCGCGTCGACTCGGCCTTGCCACGATGCGGCGCATCAACCTGGCGATCGAGCGGCACGACCGCGCCGACGCGGGGCTGCGCGCGTGGTGGGCGCGGCGCGGCGCGCGCGACGTGAAACGCATCGCGGACCTTTCGGCGCGGCTGCGTCGGCAGGAGCCGCGAAGGCGCTTGGCGACGCAGCGACGCGAAATGGAACGCGTGGCGGTGCGCATGACACCGCCGATGCGGCGGTTGATCGACGAGCGGCGACGGCGCGTGGACCTCGCGCACGAGCGACTGCGCGTGGCGATCCGACGTCACCTCCGCGAATCGAACGCGGACGCGACGGCGCTGCGCGCGCGGCTCGACGACCTGTCGCCCACGGCGGTGCTCGCGCGCGGCTACGCGATCGTCCGCGATGTGCGAACGGGCCGCGTGGCGCGACGCGCGGGCGATTTTCACGCGGGCGACGCAGTGGCGATCCGCCTCGCGAGTGGAGAACTAGACGCGAACGTCACCGCCGTGCGCGGCGGAAAGACCGAGTGAGGGATATGAGCATGCAAAATCGAATCTCGCGGATGGCCTTCGCCTTGACGCTCATGGCCGTATGCGCGTCGCCCGCGCTCGCCTACGGCCCGGCGACGCACATCGGTGAGGCGCTGCTCTACCTCGACATGCTCGCGGATGATCCCATCGCGGAGCCGAAGGGCGAGGCCGAGGTGATCGGCGCGGCGGAGAACCTGCCGTATCTGAAACTCGGCGCGACGTTTCCCGACATCGGCCGCGTGCTGCCGGGCGTGTATTTCGAGCCGCACGATCGCTACTTCGCGTGGCACGTGTACGAAAAGGCGATCGCGGAATACGAAACGACGCCGTGGAAGCTCGCGTTCGCCGTGGGCTACATGATGCACGTCGGCGGCGACACGAGCGCGCAGGTATTTCTCACCCCCCGCATGGCGATGCTCGGCGAGTGGGGCGAGCTGTCCGTGGTCGAGGGATTTTTCGATGACCACGCGGGCGGCGAAAACGAGCTGCTGATCGAGGGTTGGCTCGAAATTCTCTACGCCGATTTTTCGAACTATCTCGAACTCGCGAACGTGTTTCTCATCGGCGGCGCGCTGACCGAGGTGCTTGATTTCTACAACGAAGCCGCCGAGGAGCACTTCGGTCCGCCGGTCGGCGTCGCCGTTTCGGACGTGCAGCTGTCCGCGGCGCGGCGCGTGATCGGCGAGTGGCGCGACTTCGCGTTCGCCGCCACGGGCGATCCGCTTGCCGATGCCGCCGCGTGGATCGAGACCGGCGCGTGGCGCACCGTCGCGCACGGCAGCGCCGAGCCGCCGACCGTCGCCGCGACCGATCCGCTCATCAACCGTGACGAACTCGACCGGCTCCTGGGCGGTCCCGCGTTCACGCAGTCGGGTTTCTGGG
This window of the Deltaproteobacteria bacterium genome carries:
- the xseA gene encoding exodeoxyribonuclease VII large subunit encodes the protein MPRRKTVLTVKALVSGARRELEGSFGDVAVQGEIASLTRAASGHLYFTLKDEAAQVRCVMFRTSARFLAFDPAEGTEIVATGRLTIYEPRGDLQLGVETLAPVGAGALAQAFERLKLELAAKGYFDAERKVAIPDDARCVGVVTSLSAAALFDALRILLARQPGLRVIVAPTPVQGAAAPAQIAGAIELLDRRGECDVILVVRGGGSPEDLWAFNDPEVVRAVAECRTPIVSGIGHEIDVTLCDLAADLRAATPTHAAQASVPDHRAQRELADRAARRLGLATMRRINLAIERHDRADAGLRAWWARRGARDVKRIADLSARLRRQEPRRRLATQRREMERVAVRMTPPMRRLIDERRRRVDLAHERLRVAIRRHLRESNADATALRARLDDLSPTAVLARGYAIVRDVRTGRVARRAGDFHAGDAVAIRLASGELDANVTAVRGGKTE